In the genome of Rhopalosiphum padi isolate XX-2018 chromosome 1, ASM2088224v1, whole genome shotgun sequence, the window acattttttttttgaactttttagaCGATACTCTCCTAGTCACAAAAATGTTTCATTAGCATGTTAATctaacaactaatttttattttgcattttttggtaattattactgtttaagttattttatgacatttttaggtcattttcccACATGTTAGTCATAtttactgatttcacattaGTTCACTTCTTATCATTATAACGATAACTTACTTAGAACTTTGAAATTACCACGGACTAAGATTGTACCTATTCGATTTTATCTCACCAATTACAGTCGTTATTGTAGTgttgtagtaaatattattatacctaaattttattatttttttgtaatatcttCGAAATGccgaaaaaaattttatttaatttttaaggacatttttagtaatttttatgtcatattttgagtaatttgtaagctttgataaatgtatatatatatatatataattttatagtaaaatagaatacaattaaaaaaaatatatacttttattaatttaaaacaaatatttgtaactttttttggtcattttttaactacatattttgtcgttttatatcatatttgctttttttaatgtttttaaggtcatcaacttACGAGTTTTAACTGGTAATCGGAAAAAAGTCCcgatgaatatataaatacataaaaagtcatatactatcataaaaaatgttaatttcttACTTAAATCAGTTAaatcacatattaaaatataatttaatttaatacaaagtccgataaaaatgaataaattaatgaaaatgtatcaaaatttaagtataaatatggtaaaattgtattgaaaaatctaccatagtaataagtaataaactaataaataatagaaaaaaaagtttattggaAAATTTACCAAAATACTTATTCTCATACTGCAGTTGTACAGTTGGtactttgtacatattttagtgtgcaatatataggtaggtataaaatatattttttatctaccaTAATAACTATCATAAGCCATATATTTTGatcctatattaattattaattggtaCACTAGAAAATTCTCCATTTTCGAACATCACACACagtcataatataagtaatgagACTGTTGCCAGTCTTTTGGATGACATCGAATAATCGTATCATTTCGTAATTTCGTTTAtacgtttgtttttaaattttatattttttcacagttaaaatttaaaaaatggagTTGGAGTTAATAAATTCTAACAAAAAATACCCTCAGGTTGCGCATAAGtgatttttgtacaattttcacAAAGAGTGCTCTAATTTTCTTCGTTAGAGGTGTTCAAAACAGCTCTATGAagtgtttatgtttttaaaaactgatttgaacataactaAGCCAACTTTAATTTCTGTAAATAACGATCATGCGCATGAATCAAATGAAAATCTTATTTCTgcgactaaaataaaaaatctaatggTGGAAAAAGCTAAACTAGCAAACGATTTACCTGCTCAAATTTTCGCGGAAGTGGTATCAAACGTACCCCAAAGTATATTgaaggtaaataatattgtaaatttttaaaagtcatttttatttaaattaagtacctacctacgtttaatgaattattatactaaacgtAGCTTAACGCCTTAAACTACTAGGTACTCTCcagttgattattttattaaatttaattaaatttaatatttttcacataattttaagtcattaaaaaataaattttattattttattttacacatattttttttaatttactaggaGAGTATCGGGAATATGGAAATGAAAGATTTTTGCTGTATGATAATGGCCCAAATTCTGATGATAGAATTTTAATGTTCGCCACTGATAACTTTTTGTCGTTATTGGCCAAATCTGATACCTGGTTTGTTGACGGAAATTTTGGCCTCGCTCCcgaattttttaaacaattatacgtCATTCGTGTGCAAATAAATTCCTTTTTTTGTGACATCAAAATATTGCATTCTGCAGAAAAAGTCAATCtacatatgaaaaaatatttagtattttattaaaagaatgtCAAGATCGTGACTTGTACCCAGATCCTAAATTTTTACACTTAGATTTTGAATTAGCAGTCATAAATgctgcaaaaaatatttttggaactcATATTACGATTAACGGTTGTTTTTATCATTTGTGTCAATCGACACATAGAAAAATTCAGAAACTTGGTTTGTCTGGGATATACAAAGAAGATaataattttcgaaaatattgcgGTATGATTGATGGATTAGCTTTCCTACCACAGGATAAAGTACTGGACGGAATGACATGTCTAAAAGAAATAATGCCTCCAGATGCAGAAGACCTTTTAACTTATTTTGATTCGTATTATGTAAATGGTACCTATAGGCGTGTAGGTTCAGCTTCTACCTTGCATTTTAGAAAAATTCCACCTATATTTTCACCTTCCTCGTGGAATGTACATAATGCCACTTTAGTAGGAGGGCATCGAACAAACAATATGACTGAAGGATGGAATAACCGATTTTCAAAACTATGTGGACATAAACATCCAACTATTTggaaattaattagaaaaataaaaatggaaatttcCGCAGATAAAGCGAAATTAGCTTTAGATGCTGTAGAAGATTCTAAAACTGTTAAAAAACCTAGGGCAAACTCGGACAGTAGAAAAACGGCTGcacattttatgtatacaaatacaagCGGGCAATATCggtgttttagattttttaacagCCGTAAGTCATAATATACGAAAAAggtgtacctaattataatattacatttttataacattattattgactatttattatattattacattttattatttataaacatttttcatgatataatatgactttttatgtaactttaatgtatttttcaatacaattttaccatatttatacttaaattttgatatattattactaatttattaatttttattgggactttgtattaaattaaattaaattatattttaatatgtgatttaagtaagtaattaacattttttatgatatattaatttttatgtatctatatattcaTCGGGACTTTTTTTTTCCGCGATtcgttttaactataatatatcgtatcgTTCGTTGGAATTAACATCGACACAcggtttatttataaacatggcCGACGATGCGTCATCGTGAAATCGTAAACAATAAGCACCATTGATAAACAGGCTAAGATAAGCATTAAGCACTGAGCAGTAAGCAGTGATGATCAGTCTAAGCACGTTGCACATGAGTAAGCGAGTTCAGACTTCAGTGAATAATGGTGGGTGAACTGGTGGAACGTTTTACAATCATGTTCACATTATTTCCGCCAACCGAGAAGTGAGCGCTGTCATCGCTTATCGATTCACTAAGCATCCATGTTATCCCCACTCCCAACAAAAAACCACTGTACCCACGCCCACACGACCTACTCTGATGCGCATACAAAAACGCGGTGGCTTATTTCAATATTGTGGGTTAAATGCTTGAATAGCATTTTGCCGCTATTCGGTGGCTCAGATCTCGCGGATCTCACTGATCTCAGTGCTCAGTGCTCACTGCTCAGTACTCAGTAGTGTCTTGCACGTTGCACTCGTGCGGCTCTTGTGCTATGTTGCTGTATCCGTCATGATAGTCACGCGCACGTTATCACAATGTTTACATTGTtccactgataataataatataatataataagttgtacttatcgtttGTCTTTAATGTCGATCCGCGATCGAGATATCAAGACTCAGTTTCGACATTTCAAGTAAGAATTATTTCACTTTATAAATGAATTACGTTCTTATTTTGGTTCGACATCAATCTATTTGTAAAAGTTACGGTCTTAGTAGTTAGTGGTGCTCAAAGAATATAATTAAtcgtttttataacattatttgattattttcaagactttaaaaaacttaataattaagctatattatttaactataagccagaaacaaatttatttgtttatttgcaaCTGGTAAGTGACATAAATCCATTAGTAATGATCTACTAACTTGCAAAAGAGTGGTTATCGGGTTGTCCTATGCAATCAAGCTATATTACTCAAATAATCCATAATTGATATTGGTTCttaagtattgttttattaaataatgatctatcttattatttaatatagttatacattagCCAGGTTTATTAGTTATTGGCTATTTACTTACTTTGAGAAACGACTAGTGGTTAAACTCAGTAAAATAGTATCACTCAAGGTCTAGTATTCATTTGATAACTGCcaccaatgaaaaaaaaaatcattccttGTTATGAAAAACTTATGGTACAAAATTAGGCTCAATGAGAAATtgatatcattgaattcagTAAAAATAGTTGcactcaattataaaaaaacctatGTACTCTACCTAttgctattataaaaattaaaataataacttttttattttttatattctttactgattttttaaactactaaaatgttttttcttaaaaactaGGGTTTTTCAGGCCTAGTAATggtattttgttttctattaaataagGATTTCTTGTCTGTtccttttatatttgtatttaaattatcaaagaaatattgttttttctcaaaacataaatacacaattgctttattattatttttttttaagtgagttacttataaatacaaaattaaaatatacatatgcctgcatataaatattaagcaataataagattattattggTTGCTCATctgcataaaaatgtataatttaaggtTAATAAAAACAGGTTAACTAATTGAATTTAGTgagaaaaaattaagttataagttagtttctttcgattttattatacatgattttattatattatttcattgttaaatttaaGACCAACATAAGcccttatttataatatactattttacattgtacacaaataccataaattgtatgtattaaacgCTATGTATTGATTAAGTATGCTATGTTTACTGGCAacacattgttttattttttgaataccaatatatgttttttctttcttaagtaaattattatttaaagatattgaatagtttaaaaaaatatataactttatagagttttaaaagttatgattttaattagaatacaatttatattaatattaaactaaaatctattttaatacaatttttgctTTAGAATAGaatcaatacatattaatttattttgttggattgatataaatatataataatgaacatatttattgaaaaattctgttgaataaatcttatttatacattaaaccaCAATATATTTCTTGGAATTATATGTTATTCTAGATTTGCAAATATTAATCTCAATATTTTAACTAGGCTAATGAACTAGttcatgatttattatattgatgataCTTCCTTTGCTAAAATCAGTAGTTTGGGTTTGATTAATATTGttcttttgtaataataatttatattaatatatgtgtagtttttctatatgtatatataaatttgtatgatTCCTTATTTTAATCAAGAGAGAACATCAGTAAAGTTGTTTTTCTTAATCTTGCACGTCatgtaaaatatagtaattgcCTTTCAGTGTTTCACtcaacatgataatattattaaaataaagaaataaacagTGGTGTATGCCATGTCCCCTCGTTGGccgtatttacttttttttgttttaaagatttatatttatttgtatacatgaaCGCATACTACAATATGTCTTATAAAATTTTAGACAGTGTGTGGCTCCCCCTAAAAAAATTCTGGATATACCACTAGGAATAAGgtatcattatttattctaataacaaatagaataatattaccaGTGTTTAatctaaaactttttttaatactttgatCCTTAAATTTGTTAGTtcttttgatataattattaatagtattcttttaaatattaaaaaaagcttccaataattcacaaataatattatgggtatttttataattgttatactaggttaataaataataataaaaccttcATTTCAAACATACTAATTAATGACTAATTACAATTAGTGAAATTTAAAGAaaagttttaactataatatacatcgaACATAAGTTAAAGAAAACAATGACACAGGAATGCCATATACTGTATTGGTGCAACATATGTACATCATAGTCAATTTGTGTTTTtaccacaatattaaaataaaataatcttttaacaaacttaaaaaaaaagaagaattttATCCATGTTTTCTTGTCGGtattctacaatattttaatttttaagcaattataaatatgtaatatatgtttgtaatgtatatacatacttgcttgatattaatataatatttgtcaacATTTAAGTGAAttcaataacttattatttcgaGTTTTAGatgttacttaatttaaatattttaattattaattttttttttctatttaatgagtagataatttatcataatttatacgtaccgtatattttaacatattataaaatttagatataaaaaataatatttaaataaatgaacaattatgaatttattaaaatatatacaaaatatcaaattgtaagaaactttatcattaaaatttaaaaaaatctaattatttattattattacttattaatgaaatataagattAATCTGGttaatctattattttcaattgttgaataaaaatgaaatgaaactatgcattacattatttaatatttactgtttaaggagcaaaaaataacaaaagttatattgttttagtttgAAAGTATGTTAAATTCTTAGAAAAATGGTAAGTGTCGTGTATGTTTCTACTcagattattaaatatgttgtgaggaatttaaaaaaataagttagcaTTGTGTCGGGATTTCCATAATTTAGACTCTAccgttttatatgtttaaaacggTATTTCCTAATTgcagacaaaataataaaaactataagagTTGTGGacacaaatataagtatattatatagtaaatactataatattgtgaacaaattttcaatcattattttttatattacgatTGTGGACGTCAGACAATTGGTACTATTGCTTACGTATCTTaagttattgaacatttttttgattttcaaaataactttaaatcaaactaaaataattagttaatcaattattaattaaatatattcttaaaatataacattcaaGTCAAGAAATCTAGATTATGTCTCTTAAGTTACAAAATCtagtaaaaactgaaaattcttgattttaaaatcaattaaaattgtattttatgataaacatctactttaatatttttttttataattttactttacacATATTTCTGCCCTTTTATATTGCTCAATTAAACactgttttttttatcgttataaaacTTGGATTTCATCAATGCTTATGCAAATGCTTTcatcaatatttacaataaatttccGTTTGTACTTCTTGGATTAAAAAATTTACCGATTGTAAAATAGAtggcaaaatgtatttaaaatgtgcATGAAATAACTCACGAGTATGTTTTTGTGAGATTTCTGAAAATGCAAATGTTTAAAGTTTtggagaatataaataattctcaGAAATATGTTTCTATAAGGTAATTAGTAGATTTTTTTAGTCTTTTATCAATCGGACAGTCTTCGACGAAACAATTATTACCGGCACCAGGAAATTTTGGTTTGTGGCCACATTTCAGAAACTCCGAAGTCAATTGTTACTTCAAAGGGGGAAAAAAAACCTCAAGTCTttgcattttttgtttattgctcGAAAAACATGttgcatacatttatttagtaataaacaaaaaactaatGGAACTTAACGacaatttttcatttagtttaatttttgcgtcaattaaattaagtattatcttaatttattaacCTTGGTTGCATCAGCTAAATTAGTAGGATTATGACATGAGTTATAAGGTATTATTTTGCATCGTTTTTCATAGATAGTTTTTCTGAttctattgaaatttatttgagcttatacataataaaaaaatcgaattgtattttcttctataattataattatatatgttttttgggGGGGACCAAACGTTTAATTCGAATTATCGAGtgacaatattgtatatgtataggaAATGTTAATTTGATGAATTATTATCTTGTAATGAGATTTCAGTTAGATTAATTTTCTTTGGACTTGTACTTACAATTTCAATAGCTTTTCTTTTACATTTTGGTATTATTACTTCTTCTTTGCTTAAATGTTTGGCTGGAATATTCATCATAATTATGCTGTGACGTATTTGTAAGTCATAACTTATATTAGTTTCATTTGCGTAAATGTATTAGTCCTTTATTACACGAACCAAttcgaaatttaaaatgatttaaaataaattgtttttgccacaattactattaataatatattttccattgtgcttacttatttaattattttccacGAATTTCAACACAAACTTAAATGGAATAGGTATTGTAAAATCGATACCAAATAAAATCATGATAACATTTATCTTAATTGAAAATAACCAATTGTTGTCTAATCATTAGACTCATACAGCGTTTCTCAACCTTTAATATTGTCCATCAATTTAGACAAAAACCCCCTCCGAAAATATTTCCTACCTACGTCCATGCTAGGTACCTAGtcctatacctattattaaaattttaataatttaataaattcaattacatatcttactaatttttatttattgttttttttgtttttgaatacttCTGctacgtttaatataattttttctattatttttaaaacaaaattaaaattaatttattacaaaaatgtttacctTTTTCACTATACACACTAACACACtatacgttttttatttaaattaaggtaCAGTTGTGCATGACACTGCTATTCTTACAATCGATAAAGATTCTATCCAAGCAgtcaaaaaaaattctgaaaacaCCTATCTGTACTTGTATTAAACACCTGGTTTCACAACTGGAAAATCCAAATCGACAATTTACAAATTCAATTTCATGAAATTATtaacgtttataaataaaattaaaaatagatacataACACTATTAACatcataaaaatttgtaaatatcttCTTTTTCaatgaatattcaatatattatgtgtactaaTAAACTGTCAAAtcgcaaattataaataatctaatttgtaataattcaaatagttttatttattatggccAAAAAAATATCCGGAGAAGTCCACTTTACTGTATTAGTAAGTGTCGAGTGAActtcgtaatatatatatatatttatgtaaaatcagGACCAAGACCGAAcccgaattaaaaataataaaaaaaataaaaatataattttataagaaatcgATATTTTACGCGTCGATTTCcaaattcgtaaaaatataaacttcagacgttaatacatttttttatgaaatttaatgtattcacaTGATGCACTTTTTTATAAAGCTTGTAAGCAaatgtcaatttttaaaaaatataataatttgaaaacaagtagatatcaaacaaattttattatatagttctaTATAGCATGtgaattgtacaaaaaaaaaaaatttttgataaatgttaatttttactacGAGGAGGACTGGCAAGATATTTTGCTACTTCCCGCTTCCCCCAtgcttttttgattttttggaGAGAAAGAGTGTCGTGCGAATTTCAAAACTATAGGCTTGCGAATTCGTGCAAATTACGTGTTAAATATCTGCATacttttttatggattttctaTTGGGGGACGCCGGGATGGAGAACTGGCCAAATGTATACGTACAGGTACAATACAGGAATTTAAATCTACCTATATACTTATGTTTAATAACTGGCGGTTCTTGGTACATCATCAATGTGTAATGACGAACAACACATAGTATACATTTGCATTTCAACTAACTAAACTTGCTACACTCGCCTGCAAAAAACACTCAAATCCATATTTCATCCAAACAAATTCTATATTACATACCCAGGCCGGACAGGCACCTTAAGGGGAACTGATATAGGGACCTACTCTCTCCCTAAAAACAATTTCCACGAGATGGGCAACTTCCCCATCCTTTCATCTAAATAGTACGAtatgtaatgtaatgtatatgtatgtaatttacttattgtataacgTGTATAACTAcagactataaatataaattattattgaattaaattataatatagttttataataaattagtgtaGCATGTTAATACTTAGTGTAGAATTAAACCTCACGTTCTATAATAGTATtagaataagaaaaataacatgggatgaaattagtatatttttaaattaaatttttgggaCTAAATTAGGATGCAGTTCTAAAATTTACTTGATTcacactatactatattattgaatttgtattatgaaTACTCGCGTGATGAATCTATCTTTTTATACTGAATATGATAGTAGAATCATAGGCGTGGTCAGACCTTTGACGCAGAGAGTGCAACCTGGTACCCAGGGAGCTAAGGAGCTTTAGTACgttttttgaacatattttttagttcaTGGTGCCATTTGAAATCGCAGGGGTACCAATGGTACCATGAACCCCCCGTGGATACGCCTATAAGTAGAAACAAAAttttagtgttatttttttgataaaattaagaatcctgaaaaaaacatttttgttatgcGCTCATCTACCTCAATTGTTTCTTATCGCAAAATATTATCGATTTTTGCATTTCTAATaccaacaaaaattaaactaaacacGATACTGAAATTATGATTCTTCATTAGCACCAAAATTcacaagtttataaaataaataattaatattaatattaatataattttgaaacgaATTGATCAAGTATAAGACAAGCAACTTTTACACGTGTAAATTGGCAAGGCCCAGGAATAAACCCAATCCAATGAAGTTTCGTGGCTATTATAAATGAcctacaataatttaacatttatttataataaactgtgtTTAGTCTAACGCTAAATTATGAGATATTTTTCAGATTGTTCTTTTGATctgttactttatttttatttggtattgCACACCATAAAcgcaatgaaataaaatatattacttcaaTTGCACTGAGAAAACTAAAACCCATGAACAATCCTAAAAGTCCTCCCGTGTTAGCtgaaacaaaatcaaaaattgttttattaaataatttttattttatcgctaaagtataagttttatttttagttaaaacaaattttatcacagataaaaaatataaacaatatattatcgttactagcatttataatatgtttatagccTTACATAGAAATTCTGTAAATCCAAACAATTCCCCTTTTGTAAAACCAGTAAATTGAGTTTCTTCAAAGAAAAAGTGAATTACAgccatattttttctaaaataaaataaacataataagtcagtatataggttattataaattgtatataatactatttacagtaaatttgtcaacgattaaaaaaaaaaatagtggttTCAGTGTATTGTGTTAAATGTTTTCCATTTCTTTAAACTTAAACTAGGTAAATTGCTTCTCTATATCATTAATCCTAATACAATGAGCCATGATGTAGTTTTTGGTAGACAGATGTACatacttaaaaacttaaacGGGCGCCACACCCGCAAatgttgtctccatcttacatacaatataatatggaacatagcaaatttgcattcagtAAATCTTAATatcgttaattaaaaatatttttctcactGAAAAATCCATTTTCTAACAAAAAAACAAGTGtacataactttataataatgagGAGTTAGAATGATAACTGAAAAACTAAATTGTAGATGATAATCAATGATACAATGATAATCGTTTAAACCTAGGTTTATACATAATCTTGAACAGATTATgtctataaacattaaacgttAATTACCATATCCAATCTGAAAAATGCCTAGTattgtaatatcaataaaaatattgtagacGTAATTCACTTAGAAAACTATTCATCTAGCATTGAAATAAACTGGGACGTAACTCATGGAACCCTGGAAAAACACTTAATCATATAAATGTGTTTGGTGGTTGctgttctaattttaaaaatatcgtgcacaaaataagaaattataatatatcagaaaATATACGGAGCATTatgctatttatttatagtatacatttttttttattttagttaatgatTGTTTGCATTGAATGTATCTACtccaaaaacatatttaatttataaactatacctattaataatgttttttcatgtttctaataatatttcgcTTCTTAAAGATTCTGATCAGACCTAAatcaatatgaaataatattcaattcctGTTCTaaatagtgttttattattattattattattattatacaatattttaaagcaaTGATGAATAATTGGATTTTAAACTAAATGACGATTTGTGTAACTTTAATAAGAAGAAAAATGCAGATCTcgcaatcatttttatttttagttaacatattttttattaagtagttACAaagttttttagtaaaaatataaatagtgatAATGACATTTATTCTGAATTtgtgaaacaaaaaaaactcaTGAACGGAGTGATAAttgttgtattgattttacaataatgggTACTTTTCTTTCTCCTATTATTTTCGctgtaataattcaataaaagtaaacaattaaaattaattagatactcACTTAAAATAACTGGAAGTTTTTCCAGCTAAATATGTTGGCTTGATTTTATAACTATTGGCTAAAGGAGATGATGAATGTACTTTATTATACCCAATCCAGTGGCATCCTGGTAAGCAAGTGCAATTCGGTAAATATGTTCCATTCAATAACTGTGTCATATTCGTTAACGGTGAACTATATCGGAGTTCTATTGCcacttaaaaacgaataaaattgatttatattagttgggaattattgtatttacattgATTCAATGTCCATTAGGGTAGGtacgtaaaatatacaattaaggTGAGATTACAGTCAGGGACGGCGCTAGGGTAGGGCAAGTGGGACATTTGTCCTGGGCCTCGCGCTTTAGAGAATATTATCAAGGCCTCGCGTTTGCTCCCAATAAAGACACTCAAaagtaaacataatacaaaaaacatgAACTaagaatatctaaaattaagtattatcgTGTTAcgtgtaatgttttttttacaaacac includes:
- the LOC132925429 gene encoding LOW QUALITY PROTEIN: uncharacterized protein LOC132925429 (The sequence of the model RefSeq protein was modified relative to this genomic sequence to represent the inferred CDS: inserted 2 bases in 1 codon; deleted 2 bases in 2 codons), with the protein product MFLKTDLNITKPTLISVNNDHAHESNENLISATKIKNLMVEKAKLANDLPAQIFAEVVSNVPQREYREYGNERFLLYDNGPNSDDRILMFATDNFLSLLAKSDTWFVDGNFGLAPEFFKQLYVIRVQINSFFVTSKYCILXRKSQSTYEKIFSILLKECQDRDLYPDPKFLHLDFELAVINAAKNIFGTHITINGCFYHLCQSTHRKIQKLGLSGIYKEDNNFRKYCGMIDGLAFLPQDKVLDGMTCLKEIMPPDAEDLLTYFDSYYVNGTYRRVGSASTLHFRKIPPIFSPSSWNVHNATLVGGHRTNNMTEGWNNRFSKLCGHKHPTIWKLIRKIKMEISADKAKLALDAVEDSKTVKKLGQTRTVEKRLHILCIQIQAGNIGVLDFLTAVSHNIRKRCT